From the Streptomyces sp. NBC_00654 genome, the window GCTGGAAGACCCGCGACCTGGCCGCCCATGTGGTGGTGCGCGAGCGCCGCGCGGACGCGGCGGGCGGGCTGCTGCTGGGCGCGCTGCGGACCCGGATGGAGCGGGTGCAGGCCGAGTTCGCGGCGAAGCCGTACGAGGAGCTGATCCAGCTCATCCGTACGGGACCGCCGCGCTTTTCCCCGTACTCCCTCAAGCAGCTCGACGAGGTGGCGAACACGATCGAGTTCTACGTCCATACGGAGGACGTGCGCCGGGCCCAGCCGGACTGGTCGCGGCGGGAGCTGGACCCGGTCTTCTCCGATGTGCTGTGGTCACGCACCGAGAAGATGGCCCGGCTGCTGGGCCGCCGGTCCCCGGTGGGCGTGGTGCTGCGCCGCCCGGACGGCCAGACGGCGGTGGCGCACAAGGGCACACCGGTGGTGACGGTCACCGGGGAGCCGGGTGAGCTGCTGCTGTTCGCGTTCGGCCGGCAGGACGTGGCCTCGGTGGAGCTGGACGGCGACAAGGAGGCGGTGGCCCGGCTGCGGACGGCCCAGCTGGGGATGTAGGCCCCGGCCCCGGCCCGGCCGCAGGGGGCGGGGCGTACGGGCGGGCCGCAGGCGTACGGGCGGGTCGCAGGCGTACGGGGCCGGGGTCAGCCCGGGAGTTCGGCGCGGCGCAGCCGGGTGAAGGCCAGGCCGATGGCGCCGCCCGCCGCGCACAGCGCCCCGCTGGCGACGAAGACCGGGCCGGTGCCCCAGGCGGCGACGGCCGCGCCGGTGACCGGGTAGCTGAGCGGTGCGACGGCGTGGGTGAAGAGCGTCGAGACCGAGGTGACCCGGCCCAGATAGGCGGGTTCCGTCGCGGTCTGCACGAGGGCCGCGCACAGGGCGCCGCCGAGGCCCATGAGGAGTCCGACGAGGGCGGCGACCACGGCGGCCACGGCCACCGAGGGCGCGTACGCGAGGACACCGAGGCCGATCGCGCCGACGATCACCAGCAGGCACATCACGAGCCCGCCGCGCGGCACCCGGCCGCGCACCGCGAGCAGCAGCGCGGCGGCGCCCGCGCCGATGCCGAACGCGGCGACGATCCAGCCCATTCCGGTGGCGCCCCAGCCGCGCTGCCGGGCGAGCAGGATCATGCCGAGGTTGAGCGGGCCGACGAAGCCCAGCTCGCTGACGGCGATGACGAGCATGAGCGGGCCGAGCAGCGGGTGGCGGCGGATGTGGCGCAGTCCGTCGGTCAGCTCCTGCCACGCCGTGCCCGGTTCCCCGGCGGCCTCCGGCTGTTCGGGCAGCGGTCGCGTGCGTACGAGCAGGAGCAGCGGCAGCGAGAGCGCGAAGAGCACTCCGGCGGCGGCGAAGGCGAGCACGGGCCCGCCGAGGGCCACCGCGAGGCCGCCGAGCGGGGCGCCGGCGACATTGGCGCCCCGGGCGGCGAGGCCGCGCAGTCCCTGGATCCTGGCGAGCTGTCCGGGGGCGCTGATCCGGGGCGGCAGCGCCCCGACTGCGGGGAGGAACAGAGCGTCGACCACGCCGAAGACCAGTGCGACGGCGATCAGCATCCATACGGCGGGAGAGGTGAACAGCAGGGCCCCGGCCAGGCCCAGGACGACGAGACAGCGCGCGATGTCGCTGCCGATGACGACCCGGCGCGGGCCGAGCCGGTCGGCGAGCACTCCCCCGCCGAGCATCAGCAGGGCCCTGGGTATGGAGCCGGCGGCCAGGACGAGTCCGGTCTGGGAGTCGCTGCCGGCCCGGGACGCGGCCCAGGCGAGCGCCATGTAGTAGACGCTGTCGCCGATCATCGACGCGGTGTACGCGCCGAGCCAGCGCAGGACGTTGCCGTCGCGGTGGGCGGGCCGTTCGGCCGGATCCCCGGGGCCGGGGGCGGTGAGGGTGGCGCTGGTCATCGGTTCGTCCTCTCGGGGCGGGCGGCGCGTCAGGTCCGGAACGGGAATCCGTAGATGTGCAGGGCGACGTTCTCGCGCCCCTCCGTGTCGCCCGACTCCTCGCGGGCGCGGCCCTCGTCCTCGTACCGCCTGATCAGCGTGTGCATCTCACGGCTGAGGGAGGCCAGCTCCTCGGCGGTGAGCCGGCCCAGGAACTCGGAGCTGAAGGAGGCGCTGCGCCACTCGTCCGACCAGCTGCGGTAGGAGTCGAGATAGCGGCGGTAGAGCTCGATGTGCTGGTCGAACGAGAGGCGTCCGATGGCGGAGTGCGTGGCGGCCTTCTCGGGGGCGTCGCGGAAGTCCTCGTCGTGGAAGGTCAGCCCGTGCGACGCGGGGCGCCACCAGCGTTCGCGGGCGTCCGTGCCCTGCTGCTCGGCCTCCTCGATCAGACCGTGGTCGGCGAGCTTGCGCAGGTGGTAGCTGACCAGTGAGACGGCCTCGTCGACCTGCTCGGCGAGTTGGGAAGCGGTGGCCGAGCGCGCGATGTAGAGCGCGCGGTAGAGCTTCATCCGCAGGGGGTGGCCGAACGCCTTGAGGGTGGCGAGGTCGGAGACGCGGCGGGTTTCTTCGCTGGGCATGCCTCCACCGTAGAAAGGAAAGGAAACTTGCGCAATATTTATTGCGCAAGTTTTGTTGCGGGATTTGGAGGGTGGCTCGTCGTGGCGAAGGGCCGTGCCCGGTTCCGGTGGCTCAGCCGCCCAGCAGGCGGCGGGCGGCCAGCGCCAGGGACACCTCGACCGCGTCCGACGGCCGGGTCAGGCAGCGTCCGGTCAGCTGCTCGAACCGCCGGAGCCGGTTGAGCACGGTGTTGCGGTGGCAGTACAGCAGGTTCGCGTCCGCCGGCACCGCCGGGGCGGTGCGGTGCGCTGCGGCCCCACAGGACGGAGGCGAGGGCGCTGTGCCCCGGCACAGGCGCGGGGAGGGGCCGGACCGCCTCCCGGCGGCCGGGCCCCTCCCGGAG encodes:
- a CDS encoding transcriptional regulator, with the translated sequence MPSEETRRVSDLATLKAFGHPLRMKLYRALYIARSATASQLAEQVDEAVSLVSYHLRKLADHGLIEEAEQQGTDARERWWRPASHGLTFHDEDFRDAPEKAATHSAIGRLSFDQHIELYRRYLDSYRSWSDEWRSASFSSEFLGRLTAEELASLSREMHTLIRRYEDEGRAREESGDTEGRENVALHIYGFPFRT
- a CDS encoding TIGR03085 family metal-binding protein, which codes for MSTHAKRERLLLADLLEAAGPEAPTLCDGWKTRDLAAHVVVRERRADAAGGLLLGALRTRMERVQAEFAAKPYEELIQLIRTGPPRFSPYSLKQLDEVANTIEFYVHTEDVRRAQPDWSRRELDPVFSDVLWSRTEKMARLLGRRSPVGVVLRRPDGQTAVAHKGTPVVTVTGEPGELLLFAFGRQDVASVELDGDKEAVARLRTAQLGM
- a CDS encoding MFS transporter, with the translated sequence MTSATLTAPGPGDPAERPAHRDGNVLRWLGAYTASMIGDSVYYMALAWAASRAGSDSQTGLVLAAGSIPRALLMLGGGVLADRLGPRRVVIGSDIARCLVVLGLAGALLFTSPAVWMLIAVALVFGVVDALFLPAVGALPPRISAPGQLARIQGLRGLAARGANVAGAPLGGLAVALGGPVLAFAAAGVLFALSLPLLLLVRTRPLPEQPEAAGEPGTAWQELTDGLRHIRRHPLLGPLMLVIAVSELGFVGPLNLGMILLARQRGWGATGMGWIVAAFGIGAGAAALLLAVRGRVPRGGLVMCLLVIVGAIGLGVLAYAPSVAVAAVVAALVGLLMGLGGALCAALVQTATEPAYLGRVTSVSTLFTHAVAPLSYPVTGAAVAAWGTGPVFVASGALCAAGGAIGLAFTRLRRAELPG